In a single window of the Polynucleobacter sp. MWH-UH24A genome:
- a CDS encoding HIT family protein produces MSDCILCKEDGGHIIWRGDDARVVLVDAPDLPGYCRVIWNRHIAEMSELSRIEREILMALVDVVEFAVRRVMRPQKINLASLGNQVPHLHWHVIPRFADDPYFPDSIWSPRHRDTTHAVLKSRRELAKGIPEAIRLGIADLA; encoded by the coding sequence GCGGCCACATCATTTGGCGGGGCGACGACGCTCGCGTGGTTCTGGTCGATGCACCTGATTTACCTGGCTATTGCCGGGTGATTTGGAATCGACATATCGCTGAGATGAGTGAGTTATCGCGTATCGAACGAGAAATCTTGATGGCTTTAGTGGATGTGGTTGAGTTTGCTGTGCGGCGCGTGATGCGGCCTCAAAAAATAAACTTAGCCTCATTGGGTAATCAAGTTCCACATCTTCATTGGCATGTGATCCCTCGTTTTGCCGATGACCCCTATTTTCCTGATTCGATTTGGTCACCGCGGCATCGCGATACGACTCATGCCGTTCTCAAGTCGCGACGTGAGCTCGCTAAGGGGATTCCTGAGGCGATCCGTTTGGGGATTGCCGATTTGGCGTAA
- a CDS encoding DUF1841 family protein codes for MFNPSRDEVRQFFCNAWQKQLTGGVLTPLEMMACSWIKLHPEYHAILSNNEALVQEFTPEQGQTNPFLHLSMHLSISEQISIDQPPGIKLVAEQLSRKLDSEHEAHHQMMECLGRALWESQRNGQALDAHAYIESIRQLI; via the coding sequence CTGTTTAATCCAAGTCGCGATGAGGTTCGGCAATTCTTTTGCAATGCCTGGCAAAAACAATTAACTGGGGGTGTATTAACACCCCTTGAGATGATGGCCTGCTCATGGATCAAGCTCCACCCCGAGTATCACGCTATTTTGTCGAACAATGAAGCGCTTGTCCAGGAATTTACCCCTGAACAAGGACAAACTAATCCCTTCTTGCATTTATCCATGCACTTATCCATCAGCGAGCAAATTTCAATTGATCAGCCTCCGGGAATCAAGTTAGTTGCCGAGCAACTGAGTCGTAAATTAGATTCTGAGCATGAAGCCCATCATCAAATGATGGAATGCTTGGGGCGTGCTCTTTGGGAATCTCAGCGTAATGGCCAAGCTTTAGACGCACACGCATACATTGAGTCAATACGGCAACTGATTTAA
- the nth gene encoding endonuclease III, which produces MNPEQRIAFFEQLKANNPKPTTELEYSSPFELLTAVLLSAQATDVSVNKGTRRLFSVANTPASILALGEEGVRPYIQHIGLYRTKGKHLQETCRILLERHGGQVPRNRSELEALPGVGRKTANVILNTAFGEATIAVDTHIFRVSNRTGLAPGKNVLQVENKLMKRIPKDYQVDAHHWLILHGRYVCKARNPDCAQCIVEPLCSYRHKTNQGKIRGAV; this is translated from the coding sequence ATGAACCCTGAGCAGCGCATTGCTTTTTTTGAGCAACTGAAGGCAAATAACCCCAAGCCAACCACCGAACTGGAATACAGCTCGCCATTTGAATTATTAACTGCGGTCTTACTATCTGCACAAGCTACTGATGTATCGGTGAACAAGGGGACGCGTCGTTTATTTTCAGTTGCGAATACTCCCGCATCGATCCTCGCACTTGGCGAAGAAGGAGTGCGTCCCTATATCCAACATATCGGTCTTTACAGGACGAAGGGAAAGCATTTGCAAGAGACCTGCCGGATATTACTTGAACGCCACGGCGGACAAGTGCCTAGAAACCGATCCGAACTAGAAGCACTGCCTGGTGTTGGCCGTAAAACGGCCAATGTCATCCTCAATACAGCATTTGGGGAAGCAACGATTGCAGTAGATACCCATATTTTTCGAGTATCTAATCGTACAGGTCTGGCCCCTGGTAAAAATGTCCTGCAAGTTGAAAATAAACTCATGAAACGAATTCCCAAGGACTACCAGGTCGATGCTCATCATTGGCTGATTTTGCATGGCCGCTATGTGTGTAAGGCTCGCAATCCGGATTGTGCACAATGCATCGTTGAGCCTTTATGCTCTTATCGACACAAAACCAATCAAGGAAAAATACGTGGCGCTGTTTAA
- the rsxB gene encoding electron transport complex subunit RsxB has translation MPSITLADLLEDTLPQTQCTKCGYPDCRGYAEALAEGEKPNRCPPGGLEGIIRLSQILNYPLDGETRTINPECGVERPRPVAWIDPKACIGCTLCIQACPVDAIVGASKQMHTVLPEWCTGCDLCVAPCPVDCIHMLNVTGDQTGWNAWSPAQADLARARYESHLNRFEREERDQEERLATKAKAKLAALDQSQATSQAQREEIERKRAIIAAAIARVKQSGS, from the coding sequence ATGCCTTCAATTACGCTTGCCGACCTACTCGAAGACACGCTTCCTCAAACGCAGTGTACGAAATGCGGTTATCCAGATTGTCGCGGATATGCAGAGGCCCTTGCTGAGGGCGAAAAACCCAATCGCTGCCCCCCAGGTGGTTTAGAAGGAATTATTCGTCTTAGCCAAATCCTGAATTACCCGTTAGATGGTGAGACTCGCACCATTAACCCAGAGTGCGGAGTTGAACGGCCACGTCCAGTTGCTTGGATCGATCCAAAAGCCTGCATTGGCTGCACGCTGTGTATTCAGGCATGCCCCGTCGATGCCATCGTTGGCGCATCCAAGCAAATGCACACCGTGCTTCCTGAGTGGTGCACTGGCTGTGACCTATGCGTTGCCCCCTGTCCAGTGGATTGCATTCACATGCTAAATGTGACAGGAGATCAAACTGGTTGGAATGCTTGGTCGCCCGCTCAAGCAGATCTAGCAAGAGCTCGCTATGAATCCCATTTAAATCGATTCGAACGCGAAGAGCGCGACCAAGAGGAGCGATTGGCTACTAAAGCCAAAGCCAAATTAGCCGCATTGGATCAGAGTCAAGCAACAAGCCAAGCACAACGTGAAGAAATCGAGCGTAAACGCGCAATTATTGCTGCGGCGATTGCACGTGTAAAACAATCAGGCTCATAA
- a CDS encoding polyhydroxyalkanoate depolymerase translates to MLYQIYDFQKALLQPLTEWAKTTAETFVNPANPLSLVPGAERLAASYELLHRLGKDYKKPEFGIRSVNAHGKEVVVQELTTIAKPFCNLVRFKRFSDDVEVISKMKQDPVVLIVAPLSGHHSTLLRDTVRTMLQDHKVYITDWIDARMVPNDQGVFGLDNYVHYVEDFVRHIGAENLHVISVCQPTVPVLGAISLMASRGESTPRSLVMMGGPIDARKSPTAVNSLAMSKSIEWFEANTIYNVPPPHLGAGRRVYPGFLQHMGFIAMNPSNHFQSHWDYFQNLVRGDEQDAKAHIRFYDEYNAVLDMDAHYYLDTIRTVFKDYALPNGNWMVGNELVKPQDILQSALLTIEGEMDDISGSGQTRAAHKLCKGIEESRKEHYEVSGAGHYGIFSGSRWRNKVYPRIQQFIRAHHRSNPSNQDAN, encoded by the coding sequence ATGCTTTATCAAATCTACGATTTCCAAAAAGCATTATTGCAACCCCTAACGGAGTGGGCAAAAACAACCGCTGAGACTTTTGTTAATCCAGCTAACCCACTCTCCCTGGTGCCAGGTGCGGAGCGTCTGGCAGCGAGTTATGAACTACTCCACCGTCTTGGCAAAGACTATAAGAAACCTGAATTTGGAATTCGTAGTGTCAATGCCCATGGCAAAGAGGTAGTCGTCCAAGAATTAACTACCATTGCGAAACCATTTTGTAATCTAGTTCGTTTTAAGCGTTTTTCGGATGATGTTGAAGTCATCTCCAAAATGAAGCAAGACCCGGTTGTTTTAATTGTTGCTCCTCTCTCCGGCCATCACTCCACCTTATTGCGCGATACCGTTCGCACGATGTTGCAAGATCACAAGGTTTACATCACCGATTGGATTGATGCGCGGATGGTTCCAAACGACCAAGGCGTATTTGGTTTAGATAATTACGTCCATTACGTTGAAGATTTCGTTCGTCATATTGGTGCTGAAAATCTTCATGTGATTTCTGTGTGCCAACCAACTGTTCCGGTTCTCGGCGCCATCTCATTAATGGCTTCACGTGGTGAAAGTACACCACGCTCCTTAGTTATGATGGGCGGCCCAATTGATGCTCGCAAATCACCGACCGCAGTGAACTCGCTGGCGATGAGTAAATCAATTGAATGGTTTGAAGCAAATACGATCTACAACGTACCGCCGCCTCATCTTGGTGCTGGACGACGCGTCTACCCTGGCTTCTTGCAGCACATGGGTTTTATTGCCATGAACCCAAGCAATCATTTTCAATCGCATTGGGATTATTTTCAAAACTTAGTTCGTGGTGACGAGCAGGATGCAAAAGCCCATATCCGTTTTTATGACGAATACAACGCAGTACTGGATATGGATGCTCACTATTACCTAGATACCATTCGTACTGTCTTCAAAGATTACGCCTTGCCAAATGGGAATTGGATGGTTGGCAACGAGCTCGTTAAACCACAGGATATTTTGCAGTCAGCCTTGCTGACAATCGAGGGTGAAATGGATGATATCTCCGGCAGCGGTCAAACGCGAGCAGCCCACAAATTATGTAAAGGCATCGAGGAATCGAGGAAAGAACATTACGAAGTGAGTGGTGCCGGACATTACGGTATTTTCTCTGGAAGTCGCTGGCGCAATAAAGTTTATCCCCGTATCCAGCAATTTATTCGGGCCCACCACCGATCCAATCCAAGCAATCAAGACGCGAATTAA
- a CDS encoding amino acid aminotransferase — protein MNLFSSVQLAPKDPIFGLTEAYTADQRPGKVNLGVGVYYTDEGKVPLLRAVLEAEKEVVAKEAPRAYIPIEGPNPYNSAVQNLLFGKDSALIQAGRVVTAECLGGTGALRVGGDFVKRLEPNSQAAISSPSWENHRGIFEAAGYPVLDYTYFDPKTRGVDFDGMVKSLESFPAKTLVILHACCHNPTGADLTKDQWKTIISICQQKQLIPFLDIAYQGFADGIEEDGAAVRMFADSGMSFFVSSSFSKSFSLYGERVGALSIVTQNKEESARVLSQLKRVIRTNYSNPPTHGAAIVATVLNSPKLRQMWEDELAQMRDRIKSMRHGLKEKLAAAGISHDFSFIEAQRGMFSYSGLTADQVAKLQEQDAIYALSTGRICVAALNSKNIDRVAQAIARVLMSK, from the coding sequence ATGAACTTGTTTTCTTCCGTCCAGCTTGCCCCCAAAGATCCAATTTTTGGCCTAACCGAGGCCTATACCGCCGACCAAAGACCAGGCAAAGTGAATTTAGGGGTGGGGGTTTACTACACCGACGAGGGCAAAGTCCCACTCTTGCGGGCTGTTCTCGAAGCCGAGAAAGAAGTGGTTGCCAAAGAAGCACCGCGCGCCTACATTCCGATTGAAGGACCGAACCCCTATAACTCAGCCGTCCAAAACTTACTATTTGGTAAAGATTCGGCCTTAATTCAAGCCGGCCGAGTGGTCACCGCAGAGTGCCTTGGTGGTACTGGTGCCCTGCGCGTCGGTGGAGATTTTGTAAAACGCCTTGAGCCGAATTCACAAGCAGCAATTAGCTCGCCGAGCTGGGAAAACCATCGTGGCATTTTTGAGGCTGCGGGATACCCGGTTTTGGATTACACCTACTTTGACCCCAAAACACGCGGCGTTGACTTTGATGGCATGGTGAAATCCTTGGAGTCTTTTCCAGCAAAAACTTTAGTCATCTTGCATGCCTGTTGCCACAATCCAACGGGTGCCGATCTCACGAAGGATCAATGGAAAACGATTATTTCAATTTGCCAACAAAAACAGTTAATTCCATTTTTAGATATTGCCTACCAAGGCTTCGCCGATGGCATTGAAGAAGATGGGGCCGCTGTACGCATGTTTGCGGATTCAGGAATGTCCTTTTTTGTATCGAGCTCTTTCTCCAAATCATTCTCCTTATATGGTGAACGCGTTGGGGCTTTGTCCATCGTGACTCAAAATAAGGAAGAGTCTGCCCGAGTCCTCTCTCAGCTCAAACGCGTCATTCGAACCAATTACTCAAATCCCCCAACCCATGGTGCTGCGATTGTGGCAACGGTGCTCAACTCACCTAAACTGCGTCAAATGTGGGAGGATGAATTAGCCCAGATGCGCGATCGGATTAAATCGATGCGCCACGGCCTGAAAGAAAAACTGGCGGCAGCTGGAATATCGCACGATTTTTCATTTATTGAAGCACAACGGGGGATGTTCTCCTACTCGGGATTGACTGCTGATCAAGTCGCAAAACTCCAAGAGCAGGATGCCATCTACGCCTTATCCACTGGACGTATTTGCGTTGCTGCCTTGAATAGTAAAAATATAGATCGGGTTGCTCAGGCCATTGCCCGGGTTCTCATGTCAAAATAG
- the uvrB gene encoding excinuclease ABC subunit UvrB, translating to MEEPVTLDESKFVRFPNSPYQLYQPFPPAGDQPAAIDQLCEGLEDGLLFQTLLGVTGSGKTFTMANVIARMGRPAIIFAPNKTLAAQLYSEFREFFPRNAVEYFVSYYDYYQPEAYVPQRDLFIEKDSSINEHIEQMRLSATKSLLERRDVVIVATVSAIYGIGNPGDYHSMVLTLRPGDKLSQRDIVTRLISMQYERNEMDFQRGIFRVRGDTIDIFPAEHNELAIRVELFDDQVESLHFFDPLTGKIKQKLPRFTVYPSSHYVTPRETVLKAIETIKAELRERLDEFVKGNKLVEAQRLEQRTRFDLEMLSELGFCKGIENYSRHLSGAKPGEAPPTLVDYLPEDALMFLDESHVLIGQLNGMYNGDRSRKHTLVEYGFRLPSAMDNRPLKFPEFETKMRQAIFVSATPADYENQKTGQVVEQVVRPTGLVDPAIEVLPASSQVDDLLGQIHERVKAGERVLVTVLTKRMAEQLTEYLADNGVKVRYVHSDIDTVERVEIIRDLRLGVFDVLVGINLLREGLDIPEVSLVAILDADKEGFLRAERSLIQTIGRAARNVHGKAILYADKMTESMKKAMGETERRRNKQIAFNLKHGIQPKGVQKRIKDIIDGVYDVQEKRVELQIAQRKAQYEMMSERELANEISRLEKQMMAEAKNLEFEKAATTRDQIAKIKELAFGALAKDSI from the coding sequence ATGGAAGAACCAGTAACTCTCGATGAATCGAAGTTTGTTCGTTTCCCAAATTCACCCTATCAGCTCTATCAGCCGTTTCCTCCGGCGGGAGATCAACCGGCAGCAATTGATCAGTTGTGCGAAGGACTAGAAGATGGATTGCTCTTTCAAACTTTATTAGGAGTTACCGGTTCAGGCAAAACGTTCACGATGGCGAATGTGATTGCGAGGATGGGGCGCCCTGCGATTATTTTTGCCCCAAACAAAACACTCGCTGCGCAGTTGTACTCCGAGTTTAGGGAATTCTTTCCTCGCAATGCCGTCGAATATTTTGTGAGTTATTACGACTACTATCAGCCCGAAGCCTACGTTCCTCAGCGCGACTTATTTATCGAAAAGGATTCGTCGATTAATGAGCATATTGAGCAGATGCGCTTATCTGCTACGAAAAGTTTATTGGAACGCCGAGATGTGGTGATTGTGGCAACGGTGTCGGCTATTTATGGTATTGGCAACCCTGGCGATTACCACAGCATGGTATTGACCTTAAGGCCTGGCGACAAATTAAGTCAACGGGATATTGTGACGCGACTCATTTCTATGCAGTATGAGCGCAATGAAATGGACTTTCAGCGAGGTATTTTTCGGGTCCGCGGTGACACAATCGATATTTTCCCGGCCGAGCACAATGAGTTGGCAATCCGCGTCGAATTATTTGATGATCAGGTTGAATCACTTCATTTCTTTGATCCATTAACCGGAAAGATTAAGCAGAAATTACCGCGTTTTACGGTCTACCCGAGTTCGCATTATGTGACGCCGCGAGAGACTGTTTTAAAGGCCATTGAAACCATTAAAGCAGAGTTACGGGAACGCTTAGATGAGTTTGTCAAAGGCAATAAATTGGTGGAGGCTCAGCGTTTAGAGCAGCGCACCCGATTTGATCTTGAAATGCTCTCTGAACTCGGATTTTGCAAAGGTATTGAAAACTATTCGCGGCATTTGTCGGGGGCAAAGCCGGGTGAGGCGCCACCCACCTTAGTCGATTACCTTCCCGAGGACGCACTCATGTTCTTAGATGAGAGCCATGTTTTGATTGGGCAACTCAATGGGATGTACAACGGCGACCGTTCACGCAAGCATACTTTGGTGGAGTATGGCTTTCGCTTACCATCGGCAATGGATAACCGGCCTTTGAAGTTTCCGGAGTTTGAGACCAAGATGCGCCAAGCAATTTTTGTCTCAGCAACCCCAGCCGATTATGAAAACCAAAAAACAGGTCAGGTCGTTGAGCAGGTCGTTCGGCCGACTGGATTAGTCGACCCAGCAATTGAGGTCCTTCCCGCCAGCTCTCAGGTGGATGATTTACTGGGTCAAATCCATGAGCGCGTTAAAGCGGGTGAGCGTGTACTGGTTACCGTGCTTACTAAGCGAATGGCCGAGCAACTGACCGAGTATTTGGCTGATAACGGCGTCAAAGTACGTTACGTTCACTCGGATATTGATACGGTCGAGCGCGTTGAAATTATTCGGGATCTACGTTTGGGCGTTTTTGATGTCTTGGTTGGCATCAACTTATTGCGAGAAGGTCTTGATATCCCCGAGGTATCGCTTGTCGCCATTTTGGATGCGGACAAAGAGGGATTTTTACGAGCCGAACGAAGTTTGATTCAGACCATTGGGCGGGCAGCTCGTAATGTTCATGGCAAAGCAATTTTGTATGCCGACAAAATGACCGAGTCCATGAAAAAAGCAATGGGAGAAACTGAGCGCCGCAGAAATAAGCAAATTGCGTTTAACTTGAAGCACGGCATTCAACCCAAAGGGGTTCAGAAGCGGATTAAAGACATCATTGATGGCGTCTACGATGTTCAGGAAAAGCGCGTGGAGTTGCAAATTGCGCAGCGCAAGGCGCAGTACGAGATGATGAGTGAGCGGGAGTTGGCCAATGAGATCAGCCGCCTCGAAAAGCAAATGATGGCTGAGGCCAAAAATCTTGAGTTTGAGAAAGCTGCTACGACGCGCGATCAGATTGCTAAAATCAAAGAGTTGGCATTTGGCGCGCTTGCTAAAGATTCCATATAA
- the iscR gene encoding Fe-S cluster assembly transcriptional regulator IscR, producing the protein MRLTTKGRFAVTAMIDLALREAHGPVTLAGISQRQKISLSYLEQLFGKLRRFNIVESTRGPGGGYTLARKAEEVSVADIIVAVDEPLDATQCGGKGNCHSEEDTHSRCMTHDLWTNLNAKMVEYLDSVTLRDLVKQQESRGVVIADMREKKVRVEPAKLKKTAVAAVTKKEEAPKRPLINSVFNLARQG; encoded by the coding sequence ATGAGACTTACTACTAAAGGTCGTTTTGCTGTAACTGCAATGATAGATTTGGCCCTGCGTGAAGCGCATGGTCCTGTAACTTTAGCTGGAATTAGCCAGCGTCAGAAGATTTCTCTTTCGTATCTAGAGCAACTCTTTGGAAAATTGCGTCGCTTTAATATTGTGGAGAGCACGCGAGGCCCTGGCGGTGGTTATACCTTAGCCCGTAAAGCTGAAGAGGTGAGCGTGGCCGACATTATTGTGGCCGTGGATGAGCCTCTAGACGCTACTCAGTGTGGTGGCAAAGGAAACTGCCACAGCGAGGAAGATACCCATAGTCGCTGTATGACCCATGACTTATGGACTAATTTGAATGCCAAGATGGTTGAGTACTTAGACTCGGTCACCTTGCGCGATTTGGTGAAACAGCAAGAGAGTCGCGGCGTCGTGATTGCAGATATGCGCGAGAAAAAAGTGCGCGTTGAGCCTGCAAAACTGAAAAAGACAGCGGTTGCTGCGGTAACTAAAAAAGAAGAGGCTCCCAAACGGCCTCTCATCAACTCAGTATTTAATTTAGCAAGACAAGGTTAA
- a CDS encoding IscS subfamily cysteine desulfurase — translation MNAPLKAALQPVSIYSPKHFPVYMDYSATTPIDQRVVDKMLPYLREQFGNAASRSHAFGWAAEEAVEEARVEVAKLVHADPREIVWTSGATESINLALKGAAHFYKEKGKHIITVKTEHKATLDTCRELEREGYDLTYLDVMENGLIDFAQFEAAIRPDTILASVMYVNNEIGVIQDIPRLGELCRSRGVIFHVDAAQATGKVEIDLEKIKVDLMSFSAHKTYGPKGIGALFVRRKPRVRIEAQIHGGGHERGMRSGTLPVHQIVGMGEAFKIARIEMAEEAARIRKLRDRLLAGLKDIEEVYVNGDMDQRVAHNLNISFNYVEGESMLMALKDIAISSGSACTSASLEPSYVLRALGRNDELAHSSIRFTIGRFTTEEEVDFTIALVKDKIAKLRELSPLWEMYKDGIDLNTIQWAAH, via the coding sequence ATGAACGCTCCACTAAAGGCTGCCTTACAGCCCGTTTCCATCTATAGCCCTAAGCATTTCCCGGTCTATATGGATTACTCGGCCACGACGCCGATTGATCAGCGCGTGGTTGACAAAATGCTGCCTTATTTGCGGGAGCAATTTGGTAATGCAGCCTCTCGCAGCCATGCATTTGGGTGGGCGGCCGAAGAGGCAGTAGAGGAGGCGCGGGTTGAGGTTGCCAAATTAGTACACGCCGATCCTCGCGAAATCGTATGGACAAGTGGTGCGACCGAGAGCATTAACTTGGCGCTTAAAGGTGCAGCCCATTTTTATAAAGAGAAGGGTAAGCACATCATTACGGTGAAGACCGAGCACAAGGCAACACTCGATACCTGCCGCGAGCTTGAGCGTGAAGGATATGACCTTACTTATCTTGATGTGATGGAAAACGGCCTGATTGATTTTGCGCAGTTTGAAGCTGCCATTCGTCCCGATACCATTTTGGCATCGGTGATGTATGTCAATAACGAAATTGGCGTGATTCAAGATATTCCACGACTTGGCGAATTGTGCCGCTCGCGTGGCGTCATATTTCATGTGGATGCTGCGCAAGCAACGGGCAAAGTTGAAATTGATCTGGAGAAGATCAAAGTCGATCTCATGAGTTTCTCGGCACACAAGACCTATGGTCCCAAAGGGATTGGCGCATTGTTTGTGCGCCGCAAACCCCGGGTGCGGATCGAAGCCCAAATCCATGGCGGTGGTCACGAGCGCGGAATGCGTTCGGGAACCTTGCCTGTTCATCAGATTGTTGGCATGGGCGAGGCGTTTAAGATCGCTCGAATCGAGATGGCCGAAGAAGCCGCGCGGATTCGTAAATTACGTGATCGCTTGCTAGCTGGTCTAAAAGACATTGAAGAGGTTTATGTGAATGGCGACATGGACCAACGCGTTGCCCATAACCTCAATATCAGCTTTAACTACGTTGAAGGCGAGTCCATGTTGATGGCATTAAAAGATATCGCCATCTCTTCGGGATCGGCTTGTACCTCGGCCTCCTTAGAGCCCTCGTATGTATTACGTGCTTTGGGGCGCAATGATGAGCTTGCCCATAGCTCGATTCGCTTTACGATTGGCCGCTTTACCACCGAAGAAGAGGTGGATTTCACGATTGCTTTAGTTAAAGACAAGATTGCGAAATTGCGGGAACTTTCTCCCTTATGGGAAATGTACAAAGATGGCATTGATCTCAATACGATTCAATGGGCCGCCCATTAA
- the iscU gene encoding Fe-S cluster assembly scaffold IscU produces MAYSDKVIDHYENPRNVGSFAKGDEQVGTGMVGAPACGDVMKLQIRVNDHGVIEDAKFKTYGCGSAIASSSLVTEWVKGKTLDQALEIKNSQIAQELSLPPVKIHCSILAEDAIKAAVKDYKDKHPVK; encoded by the coding sequence ATGGCATATAGCGATAAAGTAATTGATCATTATGAAAACCCCCGTAACGTTGGTTCCTTTGCCAAGGGCGATGAGCAGGTGGGCACAGGAATGGTTGGTGCGCCGGCATGTGGCGACGTGATGAAATTGCAAATTCGCGTCAATGATCATGGCGTTATTGAAGATGCGAAATTCAAGACCTATGGCTGCGGTTCTGCGATTGCATCCTCCTCATTGGTGACTGAATGGGTGAAGGGGAAAACCCTTGATCAAGCCTTAGAGATTAAGAACTCGCAAATTGCGCAAGAGTTGTCGTTACCGCCTGTAAAAATTCATTGTTCCATCTTGGCTGAAGATGCCATTAAGGCGGCAGTGAAAGATTACAAAGACAAGCATCCTGTTAAATAA
- the iscA gene encoding iron-sulfur cluster assembly protein IscA produces the protein MSITLTEKAANHVNRSLQKRGKGCGLRLGVRTTGCSGLAYQLEYVDEAAPEDQVFESHGIKIFVDPKSLTYIDGTELDFVREGLNEGFKFQNPNVKDECGCGESFRV, from the coding sequence ATGTCCATCACCCTGACTGAAAAAGCCGCTAATCACGTCAACCGCAGTTTGCAAAAGCGCGGTAAGGGCTGTGGTTTGCGCCTGGGTGTTCGTACTACGGGCTGCTCAGGTCTTGCCTACCAATTGGAGTATGTTGATGAAGCTGCTCCAGAAGACCAAGTATTTGAATCTCACGGTATTAAGATTTTTGTTGACCCAAAGAGCCTGACCTATATCGATGGAACTGAGCTTGATTTTGTCCGCGAAGGCTTAAATGAAGGATTTAAGTTTCAAAATCCCAATGTGAAAGATGAGTGTGGTTGTGGCGAATCTTTCCGCGTCTGA